The DNA window CGATTTCACGCTGGCGCACCGCCAAGGAGGCGGCCGTTCTGGCGCGTAGCGTCAGGTTGGAGCTACTGGCCAGCGACCCCAGTTCTTCCCCTAAAATCTGGTTGAGGGTGTGCAACGATCGCGACCCTTCGTTAATGGCGTTGACGCCGATGGTGCTGACCATAATCAACAGCAGCGTCATCAGGCTCAGCAAGGCAATCAGCCCGGCCTTGACCGTAATCTTTTTTAGCATGAGTTCTTCCCGGCTTCAGAAATAGTGAGTTCTAACGTAGAGGAGGTAAAACGCGGAGCCAGACTTCGCCGACTCATTATTATTTGATGAAGTTATCGGCAACCTCGGGGAAAACTTAACGTCGCTGGAGGATTAATCTGGAAATTCAGTGGATGACTGTCTGCCGGGGCCTGGGTGATGAAAAGGGCAGGAAATCGCAAAAGAGTCCGCTATAATAGCCGCCACTCCATTTCTGGTTTGATTAAAGGAAACCGACATGAGCTTGCTTAACGTCCCTGCTGGCAAAGACCTGCCAGAAGACATCTACGTAGTTATCGAAATCCCGGCCAATGCCGATCCGATCAAATATGAAATCGACAAGGACACCGGCGCGCTGTTTGTTGACCGTTTCATGTCCACCGCGATGTTCTATCCGTGCAACTACGGTTACATCAACCACACCCTGTCTCTGGACGGTGATCCGGTTGACGTGCTGGTACCAACGCCATACCCGCTGCAGCCTGGCTCAGTGATCCGCTGCCGTCCGGTGGGCGTACTGAAGATGACCGACGAAGCCGGTGAAGATGCGAAACTGGTTGCCGTTCCGCACAGCAAACTGAGCAAAGAGTACGATCACATCAAAGATGTGAACGACCTGCCGGAACTGCTGAAAGCACAGATCTCTCATTTCTTCGAGCACTACAAAGATCTGGAGAAGGGCAAATGGGTGAAAGTGGAAGGCTGGGCAGACGCTGCCGCTGCCAAAGCTGAAATCATTGCCTCTTTCGAACGTGCTGCCAAGAAGTAATTCCTGACCGCCGTCCGATAAAAAAACACCGCTCAGTGAGCGGTGTTTTTTTTACTTTTCGTCGAGACGCTTCAGCCAGTCACCGCTGTTAATCCGCGGGTAACCGTCCACACTGTGTTTATACAGGTAGATCCACGCACTTCCATAAGGCGTCTGAATCAGCTCGCGCTTATAGTCCTTGGTGTTGCTTTTCAGTTCGTCCAGCTCAGCCAAAATCGATGAGTTGATGCGGTACACCTCACAATGTACCGTGCCCTCTCCAGGGATCGCCGCCGGGTAATGGCCCAGATTATAAATCTGATAGCCTTCGAGCTCATGCTCGCCTAACCATTGGGCGTTAGTCATCCAATGGCTGTTTCCCTGTTTGCGTCGTAAACTGCCGTAGACAATTATTCGCATCGCTAAAACTCAAACTGATAGAGCAAATCTAATGCCTGGTCGAGACCAGACACCGCTTCAAGATACAATTTAGGCATCAGGCGGTAACGCAACGTCAGTGTGGCCAATGAGTCGAAAATGCCCACCCCATATTTTACTTGTAAGCCTGGGAGAACATAACCGCTGACGACAACCTGGGAACTGTCGCCAACCCCCTGAGTATCCAGGGCCAAATTGCTTACGCCAAATGCCTCGCCGATTTTACCCACAAGTTGACCACTTTGTGCAACCCCCATCCCAATTAACATTGAGGTCATTGCGTTACCATCAGCTCCGGAACTGCCCAATCCCTGGCCGCGCAACAGATAAGACAGCGCTTCCTGCTGGGATTTGGCCGGATCCGAGAACACTTCCAGCTTGGGTGCATCCGCCAACCCGGTGACGCGTACCCCAGCGGTGACGTCATCTTCGGTCGAGTCCGGATTACGGATCGCCTCAAGATTCAGCAACGGCTGATCCGGCGGCCCCGAGAACATCAACTGGCCCTTGCGAACGATCAAATCCTGACCATAAGCATGGAAGCGACCGGAAGGGATGTCAATCTGACCGTTCAGGCCCAGGCCATTCTTATCCTGCACCACTTTCAGATCGCCCTTCAACCGCGCTTTCAGACCAAAGGCATCCAGCCGCACATCGTTGCCAACGTGGATCATCAGGTTGCTGTTGATCGGGATCCCCGCCGTTTTCGGCTGTATCGGTTTAAGCTGCTCATCCAGCATCACTTCGTCGGAAGAGACGCCCACCGCGCTTTCCGGCAGTTCCTGTACCGTAATACGCGCCCACGGAATGTCTACCGAACCATTAAGTGAGAACAGCTGCGGCGTGGCTTCAAAGACCAGATCAGGTGACACGTCGATGCGGATCATCGGCGGCACCGTCACCCGCAGTTTATCGCCCTTGGCGGCAATGCGTGCACGCCAGGCGTTGATATCACGCCAGTCAGCGTCACCGGACAGATTAAGCTGACCGTGGGTGGTGCTAACCAAGCCTTCCAGCGTCGAGGTCATGCCGTCAAAGTTCATCGCCAGCCGGCCTTCGGTCATGTCGAACGGCATCCAGTGACCGTCAATATCGACCTTGTCCAACGCCATACGGCCATACACCAAAGGTTTCTGCGCGTTACCGCCCAGACGCAGGTTGGCATTCAGCATGCCCGCGGCTTTTTCCCCCTGCATCAACGCCGGGTTAATCATCGCCAGTGAAATATTGGTAATGTTGACGTTACCGCTGATATTGCGGCGCACCTGCGGATCGACAACCTGTACGTTACCGTCAAACTGGCCATTATTGGTCAGCTTAATCAACCAGTCGGCCTGCGCACGGCCATTGGTCAGCCCGGCGTTGAGATTCAGCTTGTCAAAGGCGATCGGCAGCGCATTACCCTGCACCTGCTGTACCACCTTCACGCCGTTGCCCACCAGCGAGACTTTCGCCTCCGGCAACGCACCGCCCGGTTTCCAGCTGACGTCCGCCCGCCCGCTGAACACGCCGCTCAGGGCCGTCTCCGGGCCGAGGAAAGGCTTGATCATCGCCAGATCAAAGCGGTTCAGCACCACGCTGGCCTGACCGCTCTGCCCGGCTTCGATGGTTTTCGGCACGCAGAGTTCAGCATTCGGGTTCTGCCAGCAGTGTGGCCCGATACTGATTTTCTGTGCGGTATTCAGATAATCGAGTGCGATGGCGCGACTTAACCGCCATTCCCCCACCGGAGTATCGAAGCGCGTATTGTTCAGGTTGCCGCGCCAGCGTTGCTGCTCGCGATCGAAACTGCCCTGCAGCGCCAACTGGCCAGAGACCGGTTTGCCGTCAATTTTCAGTTGCAGCTGATGCTGTTTCTCACTGCCTTTAGCATCCAAAGTCAGCAGGTTGATGTCCAACGCATCTTGCTTGAGCTGTTCGACGCGTACTGCCAGTTGCCCCTGGATCTGGTCGCTGGATCGCACGTCTCCGTCAATTTTGACCCGGTTGATGCGCAGCGCCTGCCACTGCAGGCCTGACGCGGTCAGGTCCGCCAGCAACTGAGGTGCCTGCAGGTTGCCGCGTAGCTTAAGCAAACCTTTCGCCGTACCGCCCAGTCCCGGCAAAGCGCCGTCAAGGCGCGGTGCGTCGATGTTCGCATCCAGGTTCCAGCTCTTCTCGTCCAGTTGGCCTTTGACGTTCAGTTGGTTACGACCCAGAGTCAGATCGATACCCGGAATTTTCCACTGGCCGGCAGCGTTGCCGCTGAGCGTACCGCGCGCGGTGACCTTGTTTTGCTTCACGTTACCGTCGAGCTGCAGCACCGGCACCTGCAATTGCCAACTGCCGCCGTGCAGACTACCGCGGGTGGTGATTTTGCCGTCCAACTTCGCCGGCCATTCCGGCCACTGTTTGGCGGTATTGATGCCGCTCAGCGTTAGCTGTGAATTCCAGCTGATGGCCTTGCTCCAGTCTACCAGCGCAGTCAGGTCGGTATTGCCCTGCAAGGCCGCCAACCGCAGGCGATCCAGTTTGAACTGTTCAACGTTACCTTTACCGTCCAGCGTCAACACCGCCGGGGGCAAGTCCTGGCCTTTGATATTGGCGCGGGTCGACAATGCATAGTCGGTTGCCTTGCCGTTAAAGCGCAGGCGGAAATCGTTAATCTGGTACTGCGATTCGCCGCTCAACGGCCATTTCAGCTGTTTACTTTGCAGCGTCAGCGCCAGCGGTAAACCGGCTTTGGCCAGTTGGGTTTGCAGATCAAGCTGCGCGCCGACCGGACCGGACAGGCTGAGCGCCACCTTGAGTTCTTCACGCAGCCCACCGCCAATGTTCAGCTTAACCTTTTCGCCTTTCAATGGATCGATGTTCAACGTGCTGTTGGCCACCATTTCCACCGGCCAACTGCCGGTCAGCGTAGCTTGCCCCTGGGCCGACAGCGTGCCCTGCGGGGATTTGACGTCGAAATTGTCCAGCTGGATATGCTGATCCAGAGTACTGGCCTGCAGCAGCAGGCTGGTGATCAGCACGTCGGTATCACCGGTCAACCGCAGCTGTTCGCCGCTGATCTCCTTAACGGTGATATCCAGCGGCAGGCGAATATCCGGCAGATCCGGCAGCAGTGGCTTGGCGAACAGTTCTTTCAGCGTTTCGCCCAGCGGCTTCTCTTCCGGCTGAGGAGCCGGCTTCGCGCCCTGATTGGCTTTTTCCTCTACCTTTTTCGCCACCTCAACCACCGGTTGCACGGCCTCCGGCAGTGGGTTCTGCGGCGTTTTCGGCAGAGCTATCAACAAGCCGCTGATTTTGGTTGGCAGCAGGGTCAGCGCACGTTCCTGCCACTGTGCGCCAGTCCGGAACTCGCCAAGAGAAATGGCAGTATCGTCGACGCTGACCTTAACGTTGTTCAGCGCCAGCATGCGTAAAGTGATGGGGTACGGCGTGCTCAGGTTGGTGGTCGGCTCGCTGGTCTCTGCCACCGGTGCGGACGGCGTCATTTCTTTGGTTTTCACCACCACGTCCACATCCTGCGCAGTCAGGGCGTTGACGCACAGCGAACTGTTTTTAAAACAGGCCAGATCCAGCGACAGATGGAACTGCCCGGCATTTACCGTTACGCCGGGCATCTGGTATTTCACGCCTTTCAGCGTCAGGTCACGCCAGCCGCCGGTGACGCTGGCAATATCCAGCCCCGGCACCCAGCGTGCCGCACTGTTGATAACCAAATGCAAACCACTGGTGGTCCCGAGCAGGTACGCAACGCCGCCGATCAGCAATAGCAGGACAATCAGGAAACCCAGGCAAATCTTTTTTATCAGGCTCATAGTTCAGGCCCCAAACCAATATAGAACTGCACCCCGTGGGTGTCTTTATCCCCAACCGGGGCGGCGATATCCAGCTTCACCGGGCCAACCGGTGACTGCCAGCGCACGCCGAAGCCGGCACCGGTCTTAAAGTCGCTCTGCTTGATATCGTTCACCGCTTCGCCTGAATCGACAAACACCGCGCCCCACCATTTGCCGGTCACGTTGTATTGATACTCCAGCGAGCCGGTCAGCATTTTGGATGCACCGGTCAGCTTACCGTCATCGTCGCGGGGTGAAATGCCCTTGTACTTGTAACCACGAATGCTGCGATCGCCACCGGCGAAGAATCGCAGGTCTGGCGGCACTCTCTCAAAGTCGTTGGTTTCAATCCAGCCCACCTGCCCACGCGCGACAAAACGGTGCTTGTCGGCCAGGGTGCGGATCCAGACGTTCTGCGCCTGCATCAGCGCGAAGTCCACGTCTGATCCCCAGGTGCTGTCGGACACATCGATAGAATAGCGCTGGCTGTCCCCCCAGGTGGGCATCAGGCCGCCGCGCGAACGGGTGCGGTTAACGCTAACGCCGGGATACAGCAGCATGGTGGTGTTGGTGACATTACCCTGAGTAAAGTGGTCAAGACGCCAGGTCAGGTTCAATGCCCGCTGCCAGCCGCTGGAAAGATCCCAGTTGCGGGAAACCACCGCTTTTGAAGTGACGGACTTGGTATCGTTGAGATCGACGTTCTTGAAACCGCCCTGCAGCAGATAGTACTGCTCCAGTGGATTCTTCAATAACGGGATTTTATAGGTCAAATCGAGCTGCTGTTCCGGGGCCGAAACGCTGGCGCTGGTTTCCAGGCTGTGACCTCGGTCGTTAAGCCAGGGTTTTTTCCAGGTGCCTTTGATCCGGGGACCGACGTCGGTGGAATAACCGACCCCGGTTTCGATGGTGTTACGCGTGCGCGGCGATACCAACGCATCTAACGGCAAAATCTTGTTCTCTTTGGCATCTTTGAAATCAGGGGACACCACCACCGAGTTAAACCAGTTAGTGGCGGATAAACGGCGGTTCAGTTCGGCCAGGTCTTCCGAACTGTAATAATCCCCCTGATGAAAGGGCACCAGATTTTGCAGATAGTCTTCACGAATTTGCGAGCCGGTAAACTTCACCTGGCCAAAGCGATAACGCTGCCCGCTGTTGAAGTCGATGTCCCAATAGGCCTTGTGCAGCTCTTCGGCCACGCCGAGCTGGCTCTTGGTCAAATCGGCATCGAAATAGCCTTTACGCAGCGCCAGGCCGGTCAGCGAACCTTTAAAACTGTCGTATTTGCCGTGATTGAGGATCTCGCCTATCGTCGGCTTGCCTTTTTTGACTAACGCCAGATAGTCGTCATCGGTTTTCGCGCCGCCTTCCAGCACGATATTGGCGCCGGCAATCCGCACCGGCTCGCCCGGATTAACCTTGGCGTGCAGCACCGGACGAGCCAGCCCTGGCCGGTCATCCAGCGTAAAGTCGATGGTGGGCTGATAATAGCCAAGTGCTCTCAGCCCCTGACGGACGGCTTCATCCACACGTGCGCGAAAACGGCCATCTGTACTGACCTCCTCCGGCGTGATGGACGACAAACGCACCCGGACGTTTTTTTCCAATTCCCCACTAAGTCCTTCAACCTGCAGCCGCACATTCGCCGAATAGGCCGCAGGCGTGGCGAGCAGCGCACACACAAAGCACAGGGCACGGTATCGTGGCACGTGTTCTCCTTAATTTATTTTACTTTCCTGTAATAACACTCGCTCTGGGGCCAGGGCCTACTCCGCGCTATCAGGACGGCGGCCCTTTTCAGCATTTTTCCAGACGCTGCATGTTACGGTTTTACTGCCGCAGTGAACTGGCGCATTCTTATCTTTTGGCGCTCTAGATA is part of the Serratia quinivorans genome and encodes:
- the ppa gene encoding Inorganic pyrophosphatase, translating into MSLLNVPAGKDLPEDIYVVIEIPANADPIKYEIDKDTGALFVDRFMSTAMFYPCNYGYINHTLSLDGDPVDVLVPTPYPLQPGSVIRCRPVGVLKMTDEAGEDAKLVAVPHSKLSKEYDHIKDVNDLPELLKAQISHFFEHYKDLEKGKWVKVEGWADAAAAKAEIIASFERAAKK
- the ytfP gene encoding Gamma-glutamylcyclotransferase family protein ytfP; the encoded protein is MRIIVYGSLRRKQGNSHWMTNAQWLGEHELEGYQIYNLGHYPAAIPGEGTVHCEVYRINSSILAELDELKSNTKDYKRELIQTPYGSAWIYLYKHSVDGYPRINSGDWLKRLDEK
- a CDS encoding Family of uncharacterised function (DUF490) translates to MSLIKKICLGFLIVLLLLIGGVAYLLGTTSGLHLVINSAARWVPGLDIASVTGGWRDLTLKGVKYQMPGVTVNAGQFHLSLDLACFKNSSLCVNALTAQDVDVVVKTKEMTPSAPVAETSEPTTNLSTPYPITLRMLALNNVKVSVDDTAISLGEFRTGAQWQERALTLLPTKISGLLIALPKTPQNPLPEAVQPVVEVAKKVEEKANQGAKPAPQPEEKPLGETLKELFAKPLLPDLPDIRLPLDITVKEISGEQLRLTGDTDVLITSLLLQASTLDQHIQLDNFDVKSPQGTLSAQGQATLTGSWPVEMVANSTLNIDPLKGEKVKLNIGGGLREELKVALSLSGPVGAQLDLQTQLAKAGLPLALTLQSKQLKWPLSGESQYQINDFRLRFNGKATDYALSTRANIKGQDLPPAVLTLDGKGNVEQFKLDRLRLAALQGNTDLTALVDWSKAISWNSQLTLSGINTAKQWPEWPAKLDGKITTRGSLHGGSWQLQVPVLQLDGNVKQNKVTARGTLSGNAAGQWKIPGIDLTLGRNQLNVKGQLDEKSWNLDANIDAPRLDGALPGLGGTAKGLLKLRGNLQAPQLLADLTASGLQWQALRINRVKIDGDVRSSDQIQGQLAVRVEQLKQDALDINLLTLDAKGSEKQHQLQLKIDGKPVSGQLALQGSFDREQQRWRGNLNNTRFDTPVGEWRLSRAIALDYLNTAQKISIGPHCWQNPNAELCVPKTIEAGQSGQASVVLNRFDLAMIKPFLGPETALSGVFSGRADVSWKPGGALPEAKVSLVGNGVKVVQQVQGNALPIAFDKLNLNAGLTNGRAQADWLIKLTNNGQFDGNVQVVDPQVRRNISGNVNITNISLAMINPALMQGEKAAGMLNANLRLGGNAQKPLVYGRMALDKVDIDGHWMPFDMTEGRLAMNFDGMTSTLEGLVSTTHGQLNLSGDADWRDINAWRARIAAKGDKLRVTVPPMIRIDVSPDLVFEATPQLFSLNGSVDIPWARITVQELPESAVGVSSDEVMLDEQLKPIQPKTAGIPINSNLMIHVGNDVRLDAFGLKARLKGDLKVVQDKNGLGLNGQIDIPSGRFHAYGQDLIVRKGQLMFSGPPDQPLLNLEAIRNPDSTEDDVTAGVRVTGLADAPKLEVFSDPAKSQQEALSYLLRGQGLGSSGADGNAMTSMLIGMGVAQSGQLVGKIGEAFGVSNLALDTQGVGDSSQVVVSGYVLPGLQVKYGVGIFDSLATLTLRYRLMPKLYLEAVSGLDQALDLLYQFEF
- a CDS encoding outer membrane protein assembly factor YaeT, producing MPRYRALCFVCALLATPAAYSANVRLQVEGLSGELEKNVRVRLSSITPEEVSTDGRFRARVDEAVRQGLRALGYYQPTIDFTLDDRPGLARPVLHAKVNPGEPVRIAGANIVLEGGAKTDDDYLALVKKGKPTIGEILNHGKYDSFKGSLTGLALRKGYFDADLTKSQLGVAEELHKAYWDIDFNSGQRYRFGQVKFTGSQIREDYLQNLVPFHQGDYYSSEDLAELNRRLSATNWFNSVVVSPDFKDAKENKILPLDALVSPRTRNTIETGVGYSTDVGPRIKGTWKKPWLNDRGHSLETSASVSAPEQQLDLTYKIPLLKNPLEQYYLLQGGFKNVDLNDTKSVTSKAVVSRNWDLSSGWQRALNLTWRLDHFTQGNVTNTTMLLYPGVSVNRTRSRGGLMPTWGDSQRYSIDVSDSTWGSDVDFALMQAQNVWIRTLADKHRFVARGQVGWIETNDFERVPPDLRFFAGGDRSIRGYKYKGISPRDDDGKLTGASKMLTGSLEYQYNVTGKWWGAVFVDSGEAVNDIKQSDFKTGAGFGVRWQSPVGPVKLDIAAPVGDKDTHGVQFYIGLGPEL